Below is a genomic region from Lonsdalea populi.
CTTTCTCTTCGCCGTAAGCGGCAATCGCTTTATACAGCGCATGGGTATAAACAATATTCTCAGGAAGCGTGCCGTTTTCAACGACGACGTGGGTAATGCCTAACTCACGCCAGGTCTCCACGATGCGCTCGGATAAGGCGTCGGCGACCGCATGAACGTCCGCCAGCTTATGCGCCTTCCGTTCTTCGCTGCAAGGAATACTTCCATTAATCAACAAGTTATTGACATCCTCGATAAAATACGGGGTGTAGCCGGGCAGCTCGCCGTCCCCCGCCGCTCGCACCACCGTAAAGAGCTGACCAAAGGCGCTCCTCTCTTTCTGCGTATAGGGCCTGCCGAAATTGCCTTTATCGATCTTGATGTCGAACCCGAGATCAATGAATGACTCGAAGCCTCTCTGATTGAGGCAGGAGGCCAGCTTGGCCGCTTCCACGGTGATACCGGAAACCGCGACGCCGTCAAATGAAATGAATATGGCCCTGTTCTTTACATCCATGAGTCCTTCCTTAGCTTAAATGAGTCATTCAGAACGACCTGAGTACGGCGCGCGCCGTGCCCGAGGTATAAAATGAACATCACCGTCATTGAGGCGATCTCGCGCGATTCATCCGAGAGCGTATAGCCCAGCCGTTTGAGCGGCGGCTTCCGCAGCGGGATGATCCCAGGGATTTCGAACAACACATGCGAGACCTCGCGATGCGCCAACACCTGGTCGCTCCACTCAACGCCGATAAAATCGGTCATCCGCCTGATAACCTCTGCGAGGTCACCAGATCTTCATAGCGAATCACCAGATCGCGCCCCTGCGGCGCCACGGTCACGGGCCGGGAGACGATCTCTACCCAGCCGTGCGCCATTTCTGATGGCGTTTTGTACCCCCACTTGCGGACGGATTTGAGGTGGGATGCGAAGAGATCTCAGCCATCACGGACGATATGGATAAACCGCGTATCGGGCCAAATCCGCGCAAAATCATCGATGCGGGCGACTTTGCGCTGCAACGTTTGGCCCCAGAACAGGCCGCCGTATTTCTTGAGCCGATAGACGCCGATCTTCTCGATCAGATAGCAGCGATCGACGAAGCGACTGAGATCGCTTTTGCGTTCGGCCAGCGCGGCTTCGACCCGTTCGATCAGGTCGTCGCTCGGGACGCCGGAACGCTGGCACGGCTTAACAAAGTGCGCGCCATCAAACCAGAACGGATCTTCCGTCTCCGTTCCCGGGCCGGGCACCCGGGGATCGTTCGCGGATAGCAGCCGCGCCGCCTCAAGGATGTGCGGTCCCAGATCGAGCGACTCAAGAAAATGGATTTCAGGCGCGACGACCAGATCGGGATGCGCATCCAAAATAATACTTTGCAGCGTCGTCCCCGACCGATTCGCCCCCCAAGCAGCACGGGCACTTTGACGTTAGCTTCTTGCTTCGTAGGATCCTCGACGAAAATTCAAGGCGTGAACGACATCCGCTTCCAGATCCACCTCAAAGGCCACGCCGAACGCAGAGCGCGCATAGTTCTTCCGCCGTGCATCGTCGATCGCGCCCGTGTCTCCCCCCACGTCCTTGCCGGACGCTTTTACGGCCTCTAGCGACGCTTTGAAAATGGACACCGCGTGCTCCAGCTCCGCCTGACAGAAGGCAAAGTTGATCATGTGCGTGCCGTTGCACTCCAAAAATAGCCCGTGCGCGAAACATTCAGCCGTAATCGCATCGGCCACCTCGGCATTGGCGAACACCGTTTTGAACATCAGCGGCGGGCCGGTCACCCAAAGGGGAATGCCGGCCTCATCCGCCGCCAGCTGAAGCCTTTTCATCAGTTCAGCGCCGATGTTCAGCGCAGCGTCGTGAGGCCGCTCTTCCCTGAAGATCCGCAGCGCCACCAGCGCGGCGGCCATGGAGGTCACCTCTTTGTTGTAAGTGCCCGCCAGGCCGGCGGCGTCATAGGCGTTAATCAGATCCGCCTTCCCGGCGACGGTCGAGAGCGCAAAGCCGTTGGCAAGGCCTTTACTCACAATCATCAAATCGGCATCTACGCCGCCATCCCCGTGAACGCCATGTGCGCCGTAACGCAGCCCGGACATCACCTCGTCGAGGATGAAGGGAACCCCGGCGGCACGGCACAAACGCCCCATCTCGTTGAAGTGACTTTCCGGAAACCATCCCAGTTCGGGCGTGACGATGACGGCGGCGATGCGGTTTCGCGCCACATCCAACGCCGTTGAGAGCGCCTGCAGGTTGTAGCCAAAATGGAAGACATCCGTTTCCGGATCGTAGCAAAGCTGGCCAAACTGACGATGCCAGTCGTGCCAGCCGTGATAACCGCTGGACAGGACGATCCGCCGTCCGGTGTGGGCTCTGGCCATTCTGATCGCCGCCGAAGTGCCGTCCGAGCCCGTGCGGAAAAAGACCGCCTTTTCAATCCTTTGGTAGCGATCCACCAGTTGTTCGGCCAGCTCGATTCGCTGCGGAGACAGCGTGGTCGGGAAGATAATGCCGCGCGACTGGATCTGCTCGACCACCGCCTGATCGATCTCGTCACGCCGATGGCCGAAAAGCACGGTGCCATTGGAGGAGGTCATGTCCAGAATTGTTCGACCGTCGCAGTCTGTTAGCCAAGCGCCCTTGGCGCTTTGCACCACGAACGGCGGGCGAGCGGAAATGTCGTACTCGCGGGCGGCGGTGGACACGATCGCCCGTCGTAACTGTTGCTGATTATTATCCATCATCTTTATCGCTCCTGAGTGAGGTTCAGCGCATCGCAACGGCCATGCGCCGCGCGTTGGCCATAATGGTGTGGGTCGGATTCGAATTTCCGGCAAAGGTCATCACGGAGGCATCCATGACATAGATGTTGTCGTAGCCGTGAACGCGACCTGTGACATCGACGACTGAGCGCGTGGCGTCCGTCCCTGCCCGCGCCGTGCCATGCAAGTGCGAGCCGCCTTTGTTGTGCACGGACGGCTCGCGCTCGATCGTCTTCGCGCCGGCTTCCCTCAGAATTTCCTCCGCCCGCGCGGCCATAAAACCAATGCGCGCCAAATCGCTGTCGGAGTTTTTGTAGCTGAACTTGATCAGCGGGTTGCCAAACTCATCCTGCCGCTCATCCAGGATGATGCGATTGTGAGACCACGCCTCTTCGCCCGCGAGATAGTGCAGGCGGATGCGGCCGATGTTGCGGAGCGGTTCCGGGGAGGCCACCTCGTACAGCAGACCGCCGATACCGGTAGGCACGTCGGAGTTCTGATAAAAATCATCGGTGTAGACGGATGCGGGCGCGCCTCGGTGCGGGCCGCACAGCCCCTCCTCCTTCATCCAGGCAGGGTTGGAGCCGGTCGTATAACCGGTGATCTTGAAGGAGAGACCTCGGCCGACCAAATCATGCTCATTGCCGATGCCGCGCGGGGCGAACACAGAGGTCGAACGTAGCAGCAGCGCGCTGGTTTGAATGGCGTTGCCGCAGCAGATGATCCTTTCGACGGGAATGCTGAGATGTTCAGATGAGAACGGGATATAACACTCTGCCGATTGGGCGTGCCCCTCGTTGGAGAGCCGGATGCTATTCACCATGCAGCCGAACAGCACGCTGATCGAGCCCGGCAGCGCCGTGTCGTCAATGACCGAGCGGTTCAAAATCGTCGCCTTGGCGCCTGTCGTACACGAACGGCTATCGCAGGCCGAACAGAATTGACAGCCGTTGTCGCGGCCCGCCGGAACGATAGCGAGCGGCATATTTCGCGGGCGGTAACCCAGCGACGCCATCGCATGGGCGATCTTCTTGCCGCGCGCGCTAAACGGATAGCCGCTGGTATCCTGCATCCCCAGTAACGACTCGATATAGCCGTAATGTTCCTCCAGATCTTGCAAGGTGATGGGCCAATCCATCTCCATATCCGAATGCAGGTAGCGGCTGATCCGCATATCCACGTCGCGGTAGCGAAAGGTAATGGCGGAATAGAACTGCATGCCGCCGCCGACACAGCAGGCGGTCCACGGGTTGCCGTCCTGCAGGCCGTTCCCCGTGATGGCACGGCCGTAGATGGATTGATGCGTCCCCAACACTTCTCCCGGCGACGTCAGCCCTCCTAGCTCTAGAATCAGGACATCCTTGCCCTGCTCCGCCAGCGTGCGCGCCACCGTAGCCCCGGAAGGGCCGGAGCCGACAATCAGGGCATCAAATGTGTCAAAACGTCCTCGATAAGCGCTAATGTGCTTAATCATTGTCATGGTTCATTGCTCCTTCAATTCACAATTTTATCGACGCGTTGGGCCGTCCGGGCCTGGGGCCGCTGGCATTGCCGACCAAGGACAACGCATGACTTTGCTACGCACGCCGCCGGAAAATCACTGGCGCGGCGCCTCCAACCTGAAGTGACGGCATTTCATCCGTTCGCTTGGCCTTCTGCTTACCGATACGGAACGCAACCTTGTCGAGTAAGCTCAAGCTATTAAACACATACAGTGAGCGGGTCCCGCGTCGCCAGCCGGGCGTTGCAGCGACAGGTCGTCCACAAAACGGCGTAGCCACACGTCGATGGAGGCATGCCGTAAAATGTTCAGCATGCTCTGATGGCGTTCTACGCGTTCTTCGAGGGACATCATTAAAGCGCGATCCAGCGCGGCGGCGACTTCTCGCGGGTCATACGGATTGACGATCAGCGCGGCATCCAATTCCCGCGCCGCGCCAGCGAAGCAAGACAGCACCAGCACGCCGGGATCGGCCTCCTCCTGCACCGCCACATACTCTTTCGCCACCAGATTCATCCCGTCTCGCAGCGGCGTAACACAGGCGACGTGCGCCTGACGGTATAGCCCCATCAGTCGCCGGCGATCGCAGTTCTTGTTGATGTAGTTCAGGGCCAGCCAGTCCAGCTCGGAATAGCCGCCGTTAATGCGCCCGGCCAACGCATCAAGCTGCTCGCGTATCTGCCGGTAGCTGGAGATGTCGTCGCGGGTGGTCGGCGCGAATTGGACAAACTGAACCCGCCGCCGATGCTCGGGATAATGTTTCAGCAGCAGTTCGTAAGCGCTGAAGCGCTCGGGCAAGCCTTTGGAGTAGTCCAGCCGGTCAACGCTGAAGATCGCTTTACGCCCGAGATGCCGGGAAACCTGATCGAGCAGGTGAAGGTCCGGTGAGTTGTCCTGCGCCAGTTGACGGAGCGGATCAACAGCGACGCTGATGGGATAAACGCCGCTTTTGACGATGTCGTCGCTCATTCCCATGCGGCTGGCGTAATCAAGAAACGCCCGATGATCGTCTTCGGTCTGAAATCCCAGTTGGTCGTAATCCGTCATGCTGGAGAACAGCTCGCGGTGCGGCGGTATCGTCATGGCGATGACGGCGGATGGGAAAGGGATATGAAGGAAGAAACCGATACGGTTGTTGATGCCTATCGCCCGGCAAGCCTGGGCGAAAGGCAGGAGATGGTAATCCTGTACCCAGATCATATCGTCCGGGCGAAGCAAGGGTTTCAACATCTGCGCCAGTCGGCGGTTGACGCGCAGATAGCCCTGATACTCTTCATTGTCGTAGCGCGCCAGATCAACGCGATAGTGGAACGTCGGCCATAACGTGCCGTTGGAGAAGCCGCAGTAATATTGTTGATACTCTTCCGCGGTCAGCGCGGTCGTCGCAAAGGTGACGTTATTCACAGTCCGCTGTTCGACGCGGGTCGGACATGTCTCTACCTCGCCATTCCATCCAAACCAGACGCCGCCGCCAGGTTCCAGCGCAGCCATGATACCGCTGGCTAATCCTCCCGCCGAACTGTCATCGAGCGCCGGAGGCACGCGATTAGAGACCACCACAAGCCGGCTCATCGCGACACCGCCTTATCCGCGCACGGCGGGTCGGCAAGCGTGGCCAATCCCGATAGCCACTCCCCAACGGCGTCGACATCTGCTGGTCGATACGCCGCGCAGGTCGGATCCGTGCCACTTTCGATCGCGATTCCGCCCAGCGCCTGCGCGGCCTCAAAACCCAGCTCATCGGTAAGATCGTCCTCCACGAAGACGGGTAAGCGTCCCTGAAAAGGCGTTTCCAACGGCGCGAGCAGATCGCCGATATCCGCTAAACGCCGTCTTGAGATAGTGCCCACCGCCCCATCACCGCCGCGAAACAGGACGCGGAGAAGGGTCAGACGCGCCAAAGGGACGGGGGCCTCCTCAGGACGGACGCAAATCTCAGCGAGCGTACCGTCGATATTGAAAAAAAATGCGGGGTCGCTTAGCCACAATGCCGGTAATGCGCCAGGCTGATTGATGTCTTCGTGTTCTTCCGGAGTCACGTTCACAATCCTCTCTTGGTGATAGCGAGCTCATTACTGGTTCGCCAAAAGCAGCCGTATTCCTGATGCCGGTGATTAATCATCCAGACTCACCGTGAATCCGCTCACGGCATTGATTCCCGGAGCACTCATGGGTTCGCGTCATTCGATGTCGCTCACTGGCGTGACGATATGGGTTCCATCCCCCCCGACGAACTTCTGACGCTTAGAAAAAGCTGAAACTCGCCGGGAACTGCCAGAAAGTAAATGTTGAAGTAGTCCTATTAAATAAAATGGCGGGACCGATCTTTTATTCTTATTTTTTCAACAGATTGTAAACAAACGCCACCCATCATCCACTTATCGTCTTGAGATTAATAGATCATGGATTTATTCATGGCATCATTTTTATTCACCCACAATGGGTTCACTTTGGTATCAAATAAAACAATTTTAGGTATCTATCAGAGACGTTCATCGCTAGAGAAATAACTCCCTGCCTGTGCCGATAATCATGCATATATCGACATTCGTCACATTGTTAATGATACCCTCGTCATTAACCACTCATAAAATTAAAATACTGTTTATTTTCAAAACGCAGGATACCACTATCATTAGAAGTTGAGAAATATCTCAAGAAGATACCAATAAAATTAAAAATTGATTTTTACTAATTTTAGCCAAGTTAAAGCACAAATCAATTTTTATTTTTTTCGAGAAATGAGAACACCTTTTTGTATTTGCCAATGATGTCAATCACATGGAAATACACATTTAACCACTTGAAATAAAAACAAAAAAACATTTAGTCAGATAAAAAAACCGACAGGACTCAGGAATATACTGAAAGCGTTATGGTAAATACTTTTTTAATAAAATCATAGGAATGTAAAAAATACTCACCAATACCAATTAATGTTACTATTGGTTATTTAGAGATAACCAAATTTAATTCAAACAAACAATTTATTAAGTCTCTTAAAAATAAATTCAACCACCAAACTCAATAAAAATTATTGTTTATAATATATATTTAATATTTATTTATGCTACGAGCAGCATGGATTTTATTGGTTCCACAACGGTCATGTGAGTTTATAAAACATATCTCACCGCTCAGCGAATTAAAGAAACCGGTGACTCTAATAAATATAAAAAACGATGAATTTAACTATTTCATCGCCGTGCCCAAGAGGGGGTTGAAATTATTATTTTTGATGCGATGGTGTTTTTGATGGCGATCCGAATAGGCGAGTTTTAACCTCACAGACACGGCCGGAGACCGAATAACGTTAAAAGAGGACAACAGGAAAAACGAGAGGTCGTTATCCCACCCCCTCACTTTTCAGCGTGCTGGACCGAGATATTCAGGAGAGTCGCTACGCGCACATCAGGCAATATATTGGTAAGCGCCAAAATGGCTTTCGACTTGTGTAGAGGGTTCATATTAAAGACTTCCTGGTCGCCGCAGGTCTCTTAGAGTCGAAAAAAACGTCCCCCTCACGGTAGTACTCATAGCAATGGCCGTAACTCCCCCGCAGCGCTGCCACCGTTGCCATGCAACGCAGTGCAGTTGCACCGCAATAGACATGAAAAAAACTGTGGCAATGCATGCTTAATCCGTATTCCTGCACTCCAAATTTATACAGGCAATTGTTTTTTAGTCTGTTCTTTCCGGCCATCAGAAACAAACTAGTTGGCGTGATTTTTGCATGTCCCCTGTTGTCTGGAAGCAAATGCTGATAGCGGTGTAAGACACCATTTCCTTAAAAAGTGTTGTGGAGGACAAGAATATGTCCATCGTGTATTCAACTGAGAATATGGCTGACAAGCAGCGTTTTGAATACTGGACTGAGGTCGTTTGTCGCCATTGCCTGAAGGCAACGAATCGGCCGCTCTCCGAGAGCGGTTTTGTGGCATCTATGCAATTCCGGGCAATTAAGTCCCTATCGCTTGCTACGCTCAATGCGCCGGCACATCACTGGAAACGGGGAGCACAAGACCTGCGTAGCGGCCCCAATGACGATCTTTGGCTGGGGCTGGTGCAGCAGGGGCAGGCCTGGTTCGAACAAAGTGGCCGGCAAGCCGTGCTGCCAGCGGGCAGTATGGTGCTGTACGACTCAGCTAAAGAATTCACGTTCAACATCGACTCACAAGCGTTGCATATTTTGCGTATTCCCCGCCAGCTGTTAATGCGACGCATCCCTAACGTAGAAAAATTCACCGCCATCTCGCTGGATGCCAGCCGGCCAGGCATGACGCCGCTGCGGGAGATGCTGCTGCAAGCCAGTTCAAATTCACTGCTGATGACCCATGACGACATGGCTATCAGGTATTTCGACATGATGTTGGACATGTTGGTCTTTAGTCTGCAAGTCGCGGATAACGAAAACGCGGGCGACCGTTATGACAACCTGTATGAAAAAATTGTGCAATATATCCGCGACCATTTACAGGATGATGCGCTGTCGCTGGATATGATCGCGAAAGCGCACTACGTATCCCCTCGCACCGTGGTGCGTGCGTTCTCCGCCCGGCAAAAAACGCCCATGGCCCTGGTATGGCAAGAACGGCTGTTGGCCTGTCGCCATGCGCTGCAGGATAAACGCGCGCGCAGCGTATCTCAGGTCGCCATGGAGTACGGTTTCAAGGATCTCTCTCACTTCAGCCGGGCATTTCGCCAGGCATTCGGTTATGCGCCAAGTTCATTGTTGAAACAGGAAATCGTCCTGTCCTGAGTCTTATCGCCCCGCTTCATAGCGGCAGCGTCCTGTACGGGCGCTGTCGTTTTTTTTATTCCGCCGACGCTGAATTCAACGAGATATACGACCTTTTTCACCGGATTTCCTCCCCCTGCGCAAACTGTCCTTTTGAGTACATCCCTTGTCCATTTGAGCCATGGCGGTAATAGCACTCTCGGGTTAAAAGTGTCCATCAGGAGCGGAATCGATTTTCTACTCCACCATTGATGGCGTCGGTGCCTTCATCAACAGGCCGGCAGGACGAAATAAATAACCACATCTTATGGTCTGAAATCACTCACAGACCGCAGTCATTATTCCATTTTAAACGTGGGGGTTAATCATGAAATCAGTCAAAGATAATCGTCTGCAATATCCTAACCGCGATCCTGAGACGATGAAAAGAGGAGGTCTCGGCGCGGTGATGCGAACTACTCGCAGGCGTCGACGGTATGTTATTCCTTTGGCTGCAATGTTATTTTTTCAATCCGCCCAGGCGGTGGATTTGGATTCACTGGATTTAGTTCCTGCACCAGCGGGCACCGACGCTTTTCTTTCCTATTTCACCTATGCCCATCGCGACACTTATAAACCCGTCGACGGCAATTATATTAAAGATGATACCCGGCTGAATTCAATGATTGGTATTTTCCGTTATGTCCATTATATGGACGTCGGCGGATTCACCCTAGCGCCGCAGGTATTATTACCCTATGGACGATTCTACGACGGCAAGCTGGCCGGCACGGAACTGAGTTCAACATCCGGACTGGGCGATCCGATCCTCACCGCGCCCCTTTGGCTGGTCAATAATTCGACTTCCGGGACCACCTTCGCCATTGTGCCTTATCTCTATCTCCCTATGGGCAATTACGATGCCGGGGAGACGCTGAACATAGGCGAAAACCGCTGGAAGTTTGATTTACAGGTGGGCGGAACCCAGCGGCTTGGCGATAACTTTATCGCGCAGGCATCATTCGATACCACCTGGTATGGCGACAATGACGACGCCGTCAGCCGGGGTAACGGCACGCTTTCACAGGACAACAGCTATCAGGCGCAATTATGGCTGTCCTATATTCCTCCTCAGGAAAAAACCTGGACCTTCGCCGTCGGTTACGCCAAAAACTGGGGCGGAGCCCAATATCTGGACGGTTCGGCGAACGGCGCCGCCACGCGCTCACAACAGGTGCGTTTGCAAACGGCGAAATTTGTACGGCCCGATCTGCAGGTGCAGTGGCTGGTTCAGCGCGACATCAGCGTAGACGGCGGGTTCCAAACCGATTTCAGCACCACGCTGCGTATCATGAAACTGTTTTAACGTTGACCGGGTCGGCAGACCCGGGACGTTCGGCCCACAGCGTCAATCGTCAGATCGTCACCTGCTGGGCGTCAGCTAAGGTACGTGCGCACAACACCGGCACAGACGTTAATGAACCGGCGTTGCGCGCCAAAAAACGACGTCCGCCCGGACTTCTATACCTGCCGCCATTACCGAGAAAAGCACCGCACGCCGTACACACTCGCGTTACGCCAGGGTAACGCCCTCCCGAGTAACGAATCAGGGTACGGTTGTCCTTTTGAGCAAAACAGATGTCCCGGTGAAACAAGCATCCCAAATCGTCTGCCTACATAGTATTAACCAGGTCGGAGAGCGGCCGAGTACGCCGGCGGCGACCGGTCATACCTGTCTGATCTCTTCGGCAAACCGACTATCGAACATCAATCAGGAGCCCTTATGGAATCCGCAATCGACAAACATTTGATGTGTCCCCGGACATTGTCCCGCCGAGTTCATGATGACTATCAGCCCCCGTTTCCCATGTTCGCAGGCCGCGCTGATGAAAGCCTCACACAGGTGGTCATGGCCTATCTGGGCGTGCAGTTCCTTGAAGAGCAGCGTGATGCGGCCCTGAAGGCGATGCGCCACATCGTTGCAAGTTTTAGCGTCGACGACGGCCCGGGAAATCACGACATGACCTACCATGTCGACGCCCAGGGCTATGGCAATTTCATCGTTGTCGGCTACTGGCGCGATCCGGCGGCATACTGCCGCTGGCTGCGTTCTCCGTCGATCGCCGGCTGGTGGGCCGATGACGCACGGTTAAACGAAGGGCTGGGCTATTTTCGCGAGATCATCGCGCCGCGCGCCGACCAGTTCGAAACTCTGTATGCGTTCAAAGAAGATCTACCTGGCGTCGGCGCCATCATGGATAACATCAGCGACGAGGTGCAGGAGCACGGCTATTGGGGATCGGTGCGCGATCGTATCCCTCTCTCGCAAACCGACTGGATGCAACCTTCGAGCGAGTTGCGCATTCTGTCCGGCGACCCCGCCAAAGGCGGCCGCGTCGTAGTGCAGGGCCATGACAATATCGCGCTGATCCGTTCCGGTCAGGACTGGGTCGACGCTGGAGAAGAAGAACGCGAGCTGTACTTTAAGCAGATGCTGCCCCCCTTGCAGGACGGCATGGATTTTCTTCGCGACGAGGGGCAGGCGCTGGGCTGCTACAGCAACCGTTTCGTGCGCAACATCGATCTAGACGGCAATCTGCTGGATATCGCCTACGATATCGGCCACTGGCGCTCGCTCGACAAGTTGGAGCGATGGGCGGAATCCCATCCCACCCACCTGCGCATATTCACCACGTTTTTCCGCGTCGTCACCGGCCTGCAAAAACTACGGCTTTATCACGAAGTGTCCGTCTCCGATGCACGCCATCAGATGTTCGAATACATCAACTGTCATGTACAAACCGGGATGATGCGCGACGCGCAATCTGGGAGCTGATCACCCCGTTATCAATCTATTTATAGGGCGAATTCGTCGAACTATTGATGAAACGCCGCATTCATGAAGGAAATAACATGGCTATTGAACGTCCCACGCCCGAACAACTGCAAGAAATCGCCGACCGCCTGCACATCCAACTGACACCGGAACTGGCGAGTGAATACCTGGCGCTGATGCAAGCCAATTTTGACGCCTATGATCTGGTTGACGAATTGCCTGATGATATCCCCGAGACGCGTTATCCGCGCGAGGCCGGTTATCGCCCCGAGGGTGCGGAAAACCCGCTGAATGCCTGGTACTACAAAACCGAAGTGAAAGGCGCAGGCGCAGGCAAACTGGCTGGCCGCACCGTCGTGCTCAAGGATAACGTCTCCCTGGCCGGCGTACCGATGATGAATGGCTCCACTACGCTTGAGGGGTTCGTTCCTTCTTACGACGCCACCATCGTCACCCGTCTTCTGGATGCCGGCGCCACGATCAGCGGTAAAGCCACCTGCGAGCACTTCTGTCTTTCCGGCGGCAGCCATACTTCCCATCCGGCGCCGGTGCACAACCCCAACCGTCGCGGCTACGCCGCCGGCGGCTCTTCCTCCGGTAGCGCCGCGCTGGTGGCCTCGGGTGAGGTCGACATGGCCATAGGGTGCGATCAGGGCGGCTCCATTCGCATCCCGTCGGCATTCTGCGGCACTTATGGCCTGAAACCCACCCATGGTTTGGTGCCTTATACCGGTATTATGCCAATCGAGGCCACGGTGGATCATGCCGGCCCGATTACCGCCAATGTCCGCGATAACGCATTGATGCTGGAAGCGATCGCCGGCGCCGACGGGTTGGATCCGCGTCAGTATGCACCCGTGGTGCAATCCTATACCGAGTTTCTGGATCGCGGCGTGGACGGCCTGAAGATCGGTATTGTGACCGAAGGGTTCCAGCTCGCCAATCAGGATCCGCGCGTCGCGGACAAAGTCCGAGAAGCCATTGCTCGTTTTGAACGTCTGGGCGCCACGGTCGATGAAATATCGCTCCCTGAACATGCGCTGGCGGGCGCGCTCTGGACGCCGATCGGCTGTGAAGGACTGACCATGCAGATGATGCACGGGAACGGCATGGGATTTAACTGGAAAGGTCAGTATGACGTGACGCTGCTGGATAAACAGGCACAATGGCGTTCCCAGGCCGAAGCGCTGTCCGCCTCACTCAAAATCTGTATGTTCGTCGGACAGTATGGACTGGAGCGCTACAACGGCCGCTACTATGCCAAGGCACAGAACATCGCGCGCAGAGCCCGTGCGGGCTATGACCGCGAGCTGGCGAACTATGATCTGTTGGTGATGCCGACCGTTCCTATCACCGCGCAACCTCTGCCTGAGGAAGACTGTTCCGTAACTCAATACATATCGCGGGCATTTGAAATGCTCGGCAATACCGCGGCGCAGGACATTACCGGCCATCCGGCCTTCTCGGTTCCCTGTGGGCTGGTCGATGGTTTGCCGGTGGGGCTCATGCTGATTGGTCGTCACTATGGCGAAGGCATGCTTTACCAGGCAGCGTCGGCGTTTGAAGCGGCGGGAGACTGGCGCAAGTTCTAAACCGCGGTAGCATGGACGACGGGGTTGATTCTGCTATCCATGCCACGCCGAATTCAGCGACCCGACCGCGCGACGCCTTTCGCACGGCCGGGTAGCAAATGCGTATACCCGGATCCCTACAGTACCTGCCGCGGGTTACATAAGCACTGACGCTATGGAGATATCATGCCGCATAAATTTTCTTATCTTTTCAATGCATTGCCTTTCTCCTTCTCCCATTTCACCCGCCGCCGGCATCCCGTGCGGGGCTGCTACCGGCGATCGCTGCTGCTGGCCTGCGCGATGGTGTCATGCAGCGCACAGGCCGCGGCCGCACAGTTTCCGCTGACGTTGCAGAACTGCGGCAGCACGCTGACCTTTCAGCGCGCGCCTACAAAAGTGGTGACCATTGGCCAGACGGGAAGCGAGATGTTGTATGCCC
It encodes:
- a CDS encoding aminotransferase class III-fold pyridoxal phosphate-dependent enzyme, yielding MMDNNQQQLRRAIVSTAAREYDISARPPFVVQSAKGAWLTDCDGRTILDMTSSNGTVLFGHRRDEIDQAVVEQIQSRGIIFPTTLSPQRIELAEQLVDRYQRIEKAVFFRTGSDGTSAAIRMARAHTGRRIVLSSGYHGWHDWHRQFGQLCYDPETDVFHFGYNLQALSTALDVARNRIAAVIVTPELGWFPESHFNEMGRLCRAAGVPFILDEVMSGLRYGAHGVHGDGGVDADLMIVSKGLANGFALSTVAGKADLINAYDAAGLAGTYNKEVTSMAAALVALRIFREERPHDAALNIGAELMKRLQLAADEAGIPLWVTGPPLMFKTVFANAEVADAITAECFAHGLFLECNGTHMINFAFCQAELEHAVSIFKASLEAVKASGKDVGGDTGAIDDARRKNYARSAFGVAFEVDLEADVVHALNFRRGSYEARS
- a CDS encoding GMC oxidoreductase: MTMIKHISAYRGRFDTFDALIVGSGPSGATVARTLAEQGKDVLILELGGLTSPGEVLGTHQSIYGRAITGNGLQDGNPWTACCVGGGMQFYSAITFRYRDVDMRISRYLHSDMEMDWPITLQDLEEHYGYIESLLGMQDTSGYPFSARGKKIAHAMASLGYRPRNMPLAIVPAGRDNGCQFCSACDSRSCTTGAKATILNRSVIDDTALPGSISVLFGCMVNSIRLSNEGHAQSAECYIPFSSEHLSIPVERIICCGNAIQTSALLLRSTSVFAPRGIGNEHDLVGRGLSFKITGYTTGSNPAWMKEEGLCGPHRGAPASVYTDDFYQNSDVPTGIGGLLYEVASPEPLRNIGRIRLHYLAGEEAWSHNRIILDERQDEFGNPLIKFSYKNSDSDLARIGFMAARAEEILREAGAKTIEREPSVHNKGGSHLHGTARAGTDATRSVVDVTGRVHGYDNIYVMDASVMTFAGNSNPTHTIMANARRMAVAMR
- a CDS encoding alpha,alpha-trehalose-phosphate synthase (UDP-forming) — translated: MSRLVVVSNRVPPALDDSSAGGLASGIMAALEPGGGVWFGWNGEVETCPTRVEQRTVNNVTFATTALTAEEYQQYYCGFSNGTLWPTFHYRVDLARYDNEEYQGYLRVNRRLAQMLKPLLRPDDMIWVQDYHLLPFAQACRAIGINNRIGFFLHIPFPSAVIAMTIPPHRELFSSMTDYDQLGFQTEDDHRAFLDYASRMGMSDDIVKSGVYPISVAVDPLRQLAQDNSPDLHLLDQVSRHLGRKAIFSVDRLDYSKGLPERFSAYELLLKHYPEHRRRVQFVQFAPTTRDDISSYRQIREQLDALAGRINGGYSELDWLALNYINKNCDRRRLMGLYRQAHVACVTPLRDGMNLVAKEYVAVQEEADPGVLVLSCFAGAARELDAALIVNPYDPREVAAALDRALMMSLEERVERHQSMLNILRHASIDVWLRRFVDDLSLQRPAGDAGPAHCMCLIA
- a CDS encoding HAD family hydrolase → MNVTPEEHEDINQPGALPALWLSDPAFFFNIDGTLAEICVRPEEAPVPLARLTLLRVLFRGGDGAVGTISRRRLADIGDLLAPLETPFQGRLPVFVEDDLTDELGFEAAQALGGIAIESGTDPTCAAYRPADVDAVGEWLSGLATLADPPCADKAVSR
- a CDS encoding helix-turn-helix domain-containing protein; its protein translation is MADKQRFEYWTEVVCRHCLKATNRPLSESGFVASMQFRAIKSLSLATLNAPAHHWKRGAQDLRSGPNDDLWLGLVQQGQAWFEQSGRQAVLPAGSMVLYDSAKEFTFNIDSQALHILRIPRQLLMRRIPNVEKFTAISLDASRPGMTPLREMLLQASSNSLLMTHDDMAIRYFDMMLDMLVFSLQVADNENAGDRYDNLYEKIVQYIRDHLQDDALSLDMIAKAHYVSPRTVVRAFSARQKTPMALVWQERLLACRHALQDKRARSVSQVAMEYGFKDLSHFSRAFRQAFGYAPSSLLKQEIVLS